One Eubacteriales bacterium mix99 genomic window carries:
- a CDS encoding purine-nucleoside phosphorylase, producing the protein MYREAADFIRKQLPQDMAPKIGLVLGSGLGTLADSMEDPILVDYGSVPGFPHSTVEGHKGRFVIGDYQGKPILIMQGRFHYYEGKEMEEVILPIRMMRDLGIGTLVLTNAAGGINTDFRPGDIMLITDHINLSGTNPLRGENYKEFGPRFPDMSNAYDSGLRQITLDASERLGISIRTGIYAMMQGPSYETPAEIRMLRMLGADAVGMSTVPEVLAAVHAQMKVLGISCITNMAAGILKKSLTHQEVLETANQSKDKFIQLINAVIAAL; encoded by the coding sequence ATGTACAGGGAAGCAGCAGATTTTATCCGAAAGCAACTGCCTCAGGATATGGCACCGAAAATTGGACTGGTTCTCGGCTCCGGGCTCGGTACCCTGGCAGACTCCATGGAAGATCCGATCCTTGTGGATTATGGATCGGTTCCGGGCTTTCCGCATTCCACGGTGGAGGGACACAAAGGGCGATTTGTCATCGGGGATTATCAGGGAAAGCCGATACTGATCATGCAGGGACGTTTTCATTATTATGAAGGGAAGGAAATGGAAGAAGTCATCCTTCCGATTCGGATGATGAGAGATCTTGGCATAGGGACTCTTGTTCTCACCAATGCCGCCGGCGGTATCAATACGGATTTCCGGCCGGGCGACATCATGCTGATCACGGACCATATCAATTTAAGCGGGACAAATCCACTGCGCGGCGAAAATTACAAAGAATTTGGCCCCAGATTTCCGGATATGAGCAATGCATATGACTCCGGGCTGAGGCAAATCACACTGGATGCCTCAGAACGGCTTGGAATTTCAATCCGAACCGGCATTTATGCCATGATGCAGGGACCCAGTTACGAAACTCCTGCAGAGATCCGAATGCTTCGCATGCTGGGTGCGGATGCTGTCGGGATGTCCACCGTTCCGGAAGTTCTGGCAGCTGTCCATGCGCAAATGAAAGTTCTTGGAATTTCCTGTATTACCAATATGGCTGCTGGTATTTTAAAGAAATCACTGACGCATCAGGAGGTTCTGGAGACGGCAAATCAGTCAAAAGATAAATTTATCCAGCTGATCAATGCTGTGATTGCGGCACTTTGA
- a CDS encoding DUF3866 family protein → MLEMQMGRAIQILSRRNGITEVLLETDHPVRKAINYDRMTGKVSVGDMLYLNTTAASLGLGTGGFHFVMLNASHEKLSMTSGGHGMKLRYTPFQVKVPFEEEENKGVEECFNRPLNLNNRLLFFGELHSMIPPLCACIRYFLGEKCRIAYLMTDHGALPLEFSKNVAFLREKKMLDTVITIGNAFGGDHECVNIYTGLQAAAYLEGCDIILVAMGPGITGTGTRYGFSGLEMGFYLDLAYRRGGQCCYIPRISFADRRSRHYGLSHHSRTLLGEILQSPISLVLPIVRRREQKYLLEQLNHANLSGKYPMILSDGSYIRTAMDAYQLSVTTMGRNIEQDPAFFYAIGAAARTGLSQFHQRDGL, encoded by the coding sequence ATGCTGGAAATGCAAATGGGAAGAGCCATACAGATTCTTTCCAGGCGGAATGGAATAACGGAAGTACTGCTGGAAACAGATCATCCAGTCCGGAAAGCGATCAATTACGATCGGATGACCGGAAAGGTTTCCGTCGGGGATATGCTTTATCTCAATACGACGGCAGCTTCCCTGGGACTGGGCACCGGGGGCTTCCATTTTGTCATGCTGAATGCCTCGCATGAAAAACTCTCCATGACGTCGGGAGGACATGGAATGAAATTACGATACACCCCGTTTCAGGTCAAGGTACCATTTGAGGAAGAAGAAAACAAGGGAGTAGAAGAATGTTTCAATCGTCCGCTGAATCTGAACAACAGATTGCTGTTCTTTGGCGAGCTTCACAGTATGATACCGCCGCTTTGTGCCTGCATCCGTTACTTTTTGGGGGAAAAATGCCGGATTGCCTATCTTATGACCGATCACGGTGCACTGCCTTTGGAGTTCAGCAAAAATGTTGCCTTCCTGAGGGAAAAAAAGATGCTGGATACGGTCATAACGATCGGCAATGCCTTTGGCGGAGATCATGAATGTGTCAATATCTATACAGGCCTGCAGGCGGCGGCTTATTTGGAAGGCTGTGATATTATCCTGGTGGCCATGGGGCCGGGAATTACCGGCACCGGGACCCGATATGGATTTTCCGGCCTGGAGATGGGCTTTTACCTGGATCTGGCATATCGCCGGGGAGGACAATGCTGTTACATTCCCCGCATCAGCTTTGCCGACAGGAGGAGCCGACATTATGGACTGAGCCACCATTCCCGGACCCTGCTTGGTGAAATTTTGCAGTCACCTATTTCTCTTGTCCTGCCGATTGTAAGGCGAAGGGAGCAGAAATATCTTCTTGAGCAACTCAATCATGCGAATCTTTCCGGCAAATATCCGATGATCCTGTCCGATGGCAGCTATATCCGCACTGCCATGGATGCTTATCAGCTTTCCGTCACCACCATGGGAAGAAATATCGAGCAGGATCCGGCTTTCTTTTATGCAATCGGCGCTGCGGCACGGACAGGATTATCTCAGTTCCATCAAAGGGACGGGTTATAA
- the scpB gene encoding SMC-Scp complex subunit ScpB, with amino-acid sequence MDERERMAIVESILFVSGDPVDIRDIAKILDMDLRPVRKLMGKLTDCYDFERRGLQIIRVNDTYQLATRPEFSSYIEKYIGQQSMQGLSQACLETLAVIAYRQPVTKSDMEAIRGVKCDHTVTILQNRGYIQEVDRLDTPGRPYLYGTTDLFLRSFGLSSIENLPPLDPGQPESGAS; translated from the coding sequence ATGGATGAAAGGGAAAGGATGGCCATCGTGGAATCCATCCTTTTTGTATCCGGCGATCCCGTGGATATCCGGGACATCGCGAAAATATTAGACATGGATCTGCGTCCGGTCCGTAAACTCATGGGAAAATTGACAGACTGCTATGACTTTGAGCGGCGCGGTCTTCAGATTATCCGGGTGAATGATACGTATCAGCTGGCGACCCGGCCGGAGTTCAGTTCCTATATCGAAAAATATATCGGTCAGCAATCCATGCAGGGCTTGTCTCAGGCCTGTCTGGAGACCCTTGCCGTCATTGCTTACCGTCAGCCGGTTACAAAGAGCGATATGGAAGCCATTCGCGGAGTAAAATGTGATCATACCGTGACAATTCTTCAAAACCGTGGCTATATTCAGGAAGTGGACAGGCTGGATACACCGGGGCGTCCGTATCTCTATGGAACGACGGACCTTTTTCTGCGCAGTTTTGGGCTTTCCAGCATCGAAAATCTTCCCCCTCTGGACCCGGGTCAGCCGGAATCCGGCGCTTCCTGA
- a CDS encoding tyrosine recombinase — protein MGFYLNEYHAYLRTERDLSANTMESYSGDIQQYIDFLIARDITDIRHTSDAVVVSYMLFLEEKNNASSTILRKMSSLRNYYRYLMAQQRIKKDPMNHLKTPKSERKVPSILTFEEATRLLDQPGGSDPKSLRDKAMLELLYATGMRVSELISLDEKDLDIKTGYITCGSSARKRSIPIAPSAMQHVENYLNHARNQLVQNDGEPALFVNVHGKRMTRQGFWKIVRHYKETAQIDKDITPHTLRHSFAIHLIENGADIRSVQKVLGHSDISTTQIYCHLKSGNRKTVSSGSSETHLAGSESRK, from the coding sequence ATGGGATTTTATTTGAATGAGTACCATGCCTATCTGAGGACAGAAAGGGATTTATCTGCAAATACCATGGAGTCCTATTCCGGAGATATTCAACAATACATAGATTTTTTGATTGCAAGGGATATTACGGATATCCGACATACATCCGACGCCGTGGTTGTTTCCTATATGCTGTTTCTAGAGGAGAAAAACAATGCCTCCTCCACTATTCTCCGAAAAATGTCCTCTTTAAGAAATTATTATCGCTATCTTATGGCGCAGCAACGGATCAAAAAGGATCCGATGAACCATTTGAAGACGCCGAAGAGTGAGCGGAAAGTTCCCAGCATTCTGACCTTTGAAGAAGCAACCCGACTGCTGGATCAACCAGGCGGAAGCGACCCCAAATCCCTGCGGGACAAGGCGATGCTGGAGCTTTTATATGCGACGGGCATGCGTGTTTCTGAGCTGATCTCCCTGGATGAAAAGGATCTCGATATAAAAACCGGATACATTACCTGCGGCAGTTCTGCCAGAAAGCGAAGCATTCCCATCGCTCCTTCCGCAATGCAGCATGTGGAAAATTATCTGAATCATGCCAGAAATCAGCTGGTTCAAAATGACGGGGAACCGGCGCTGTTTGTCAATGTCCACGGGAAACGAATGACCCGGCAGGGATTCTGGAAAATCGTCAGGCATTACAAGGAAACAGCACAGATTGATAAGGACATCACGCCTCACACCCTGCGCCATTCCTTTGCCATTCATTTGATCGAAAACGGAGCGGATATCCGATCCGTACAGAAAGTGCTTGGTCATTCTGATATTTCCACAACGCAGATTTATTGTCATTTGAAGAGCGGTAACAGAAAAACGGTTTCTTCCGGTTCTTCCGAAACCCATCTTGCCGGCTCGGAATCCAGGAAATAA
- a CDS encoding site-2 protease family protein, with protein sequence MFPNPKEILIRLPAVFLAMSFHEFAHAWTADRLGDPTPRRSGRLTLDPLVHVDWVGLLLFVFFGYGWARPVTINPSNFRNRKWGDILVSLAGPLVNLLLAVLAAVVYAVLMDFYASFRYMNVILGIVDNIIYLNVLFFLLNLIPIPPFDGYHVLKDLLFRKNVRFFAKYEQYSIFILFAFVLFGIFDFTLRKPASLVYQQLVSFGLALMSLFR encoded by the coding sequence ATGTTTCCAAATCCCAAGGAAATTTTGATACGTCTTCCGGCTGTGTTTTTAGCTATGTCCTTCCATGAATTCGCTCATGCATGGACTGCAGACCGCCTGGGAGATCCTACACCGCGCAGGAGTGGCCGCCTTACCCTGGATCCGTTGGTCCATGTGGATTGGGTCGGACTGCTTCTGTTCGTTTTTTTCGGGTATGGATGGGCCAGGCCTGTGACGATAAACCCCTCCAATTTCCGAAACAGGAAATGGGGCGATATTCTTGTATCCCTGGCCGGGCCTCTGGTCAACCTCCTGCTGGCAGTCCTTGCTGCTGTCGTTTATGCTGTGCTGATGGACTTTTATGCGTCTTTCAGGTATATGAATGTGATACTTGGCATAGTGGATAACATTATCTATCTGAATGTTCTGTTTTTTCTGCTGAACCTGATTCCCATTCCGCCCTTTGATGGGTACCATGTGTTGAAGGATCTTTTGTTCCGGAAAAACGTCCGATTTTTTGCAAAATATGAACAGTACAGCATTTTTATTCTCTTTGCCTTTGTTTTGTTTGGAATATTCGATTTCACCCTCCGGAAGCCGGCTTCCCTAGTCTATCAACAGCTGGTCTCTTTCGGACTTGCCCTGATGTCCTTATTCCGATAA
- the steA gene encoding putative cytokinetic ring protein SteA, producing MISGTARKDRKTKNLIHRLHADDIAVILHRDLDEVAATHLVERKVKAVINCEKSISGKFPNQGPKILSDAGIPLVDDMGQRIFDQIQDNDWIELKNRTLFLNEKPLCPATILMKKEIQEKMEAASDNIQNVLHDFIDNTLHYAEKEKDIVLSPVNMPSVNIPIKGHHVLIVTRGKNYKEDLKAIRSYIDEVKPVRIGVDGGADALLEFGYQPDIIVGDMDSVSDSSLYQCREIIVHAYPDGQAPGMERIRKLGLSARVFPYPGTSEDVALILAHENKAELIVTVGSHTNMIDFLEKGRRGMASTFLVRMKVGYNVIDAKGVSELYRNQFKPAYLMALFLAVMLPISMVARMSPLMQELYQLITLRLKILVGL from the coding sequence ATGATTAGTGGTACTGCCAGAAAGGACAGAAAAACAAAGAATCTGATCCATCGGTTGCATGCAGATGACATTGCGGTGATTCTTCACCGGGATCTAGATGAAGTGGCTGCCACCCATCTTGTGGAACGAAAAGTCAAGGCAGTGATCAACTGTGAGAAATCCATCAGTGGGAAATTTCCCAATCAGGGACCCAAAATTTTAAGTGATGCAGGCATTCCTCTGGTTGATGATATGGGACAACGGATTTTTGACCAAATACAGGATAATGATTGGATTGAGTTGAAGAACCGGACACTTTTTCTGAATGAAAAGCCATTGTGCCCCGCCACAATCCTGATGAAGAAAGAAATCCAGGAAAAAATGGAAGCTGCTTCAGATAATATACAGAATGTTTTACATGATTTTATTGACAATACCCTGCATTATGCGGAAAAAGAAAAAGATATTGTTCTGTCCCCGGTAAATATGCCTTCTGTCAACATCCCCATAAAGGGACACCATGTATTGATCGTCACGAGAGGGAAAAACTATAAGGAAGATCTGAAGGCCATCCGATCGTACATAGATGAAGTGAAGCCTGTTCGGATCGGAGTGGACGGCGGAGCAGATGCCCTGCTGGAATTTGGGTACCAGCCGGATATTATCGTCGGGGATATGGACAGCGTAAGTGATTCTTCCCTGTATCAGTGCAGGGAAATCATTGTTCATGCCTATCCGGACGGTCAGGCGCCCGGCATGGAACGAATACGTAAACTGGGGCTGTCTGCCAGGGTATTTCCTTATCCCGGTACCAGTGAGGACGTTGCCCTGATTCTTGCACACGAGAACAAGGCGGAACTTATTGTTACGGTGGGCAGCCATACCAATATGATCGATTTCCTGGAGAAAGGGAGGAGAGGAATGGCCAGCACCTTTCTGGTGAGAATGAAAGTAGGTTACAATGTGATTGACGCCAAAGGGGTCAGTGAATTGTACAGAAATCAGTTCAAGCCTGCCTATCTGATGGCGTTGTTTCTGGCTGTCATGCTTCCCATCTCCATGGTGGCGAGAATGTCTCCCCTGATGCAGGAGCTTTATCAGCTGATTACGCTGCGCCTGAAAATTCTTGTGGGCTTGTAG
- a CDS encoding phosphopentomutase yields MNEEKKKCAEKVILIVMDSVGVGELPDAAEYGDTGSNTLGHIIRERNGLDIPNLIKLGIGNIQGTGIPYFDPSPIGCYGKAREASRGKDTTTGHWEIAGIRLDRPFPVYPDGFPPEVMKAFQKATGVPSMWNKPASGTEIIQRLGEEHLKTGNLIVYTSADSVFQVAAHEDIVPVETLYDYCRAARKILQGEHAVGRVIARPFTGTPGHFVRTKNRRDFSLPPFGKTILDVLFNHGIPTTGIGKIGDIFAGRGLAASLHTGDNEDGIRTTLQQMKVRQPGLIFTNLVDFDMLYGHRNDVPGYARALEALDRRIPDLIGAMNADDVLILTADHGCDPTVPGTDHTREYIPILMYGQSIKHGVNLGTRDTYSDIGATVLDLLGIAPCLQGSSFQEQIRIS; encoded by the coding sequence ATGAACGAGGAAAAGAAAAAATGTGCAGAAAAAGTGATTCTGATTGTGATGGACAGCGTTGGAGTAGGAGAGCTGCCCGATGCGGCGGAATACGGCGATACCGGGAGCAATACCCTCGGCCATATCATCCGGGAAAGGAACGGACTGGATATTCCGAATCTTATCAAGCTTGGAATTGGAAATATCCAGGGAACCGGGATTCCTTATTTTGATCCGTCTCCCATCGGCTGCTATGGAAAAGCCCGGGAAGCCTCCAGAGGAAAGGATACCACTACCGGCCACTGGGAGATTGCGGGGATTCGTCTGGACCGGCCTTTTCCGGTCTATCCGGACGGATTTCCGCCGGAAGTCATGAAAGCTTTTCAGAAAGCCACAGGTGTACCGTCCATGTGGAATAAGCCGGCATCCGGGACAGAAATTATTCAGCGCCTGGGGGAGGAGCATCTGAAAACAGGGAATCTGATCGTTTATACGTCAGCGGACAGCGTATTTCAGGTAGCAGCCCATGAAGACATTGTCCCTGTGGAAACCTTGTACGATTACTGCAGAGCTGCCAGAAAAATCCTGCAGGGGGAGCATGCAGTCGGCAGAGTGATTGCCCGGCCTTTTACCGGAACGCCCGGTCATTTTGTCCGGACAAAGAACCGAAGGGACTTTTCTCTGCCTCCTTTCGGAAAGACGATTCTCGATGTCCTTTTCAATCATGGCATTCCCACGACCGGCATTGGAAAGATCGGTGATATCTTTGCGGGAAGGGGACTTGCGGCATCCCTTCATACCGGGGACAACGAGGACGGCATTCGTACCACCCTTCAGCAGATGAAGGTACGGCAGCCCGGTCTTATTTTTACCAATCTTGTTGACTTTGACATGCTTTATGGTCATCGCAATGATGTCCCCGGATATGCACGAGCCCTGGAAGCATTGGATCGAAGAATTCCGGATCTGATCGGGGCAATGAACGCAGACGATGTTCTGATCCTGACGGCAGATCACGGCTGTGATCCTACGGTACCGGGCACGGATCATACCAGGGAATATATTCCGATCCTTATGTATGGCCAATCCATAAAGCATGGAGTGAATCTGGGAACGCGGGATACCTACAGTGATATCGGCGCTACGGTTCTGGATCTGCTGGGGATTGCACCCTGTCTTCAGGGGTCCAGCTTTCAGGAACAGATTCGGATCTCATAG
- a CDS encoding D-alanyl-D-alanine carboxypeptidase, producing the protein MKRFRYRCLIWFLTFLLAMSGVSIACAEQPLDIESKSAVLMDDGTGTVLYEKNSREKLQIASVTKIMTILLALEEIDGGRLKLDEPVSISENAASMGGSQVFLHPGEKLTVDALMKAIVVASANDASVAMAEKISGAHETFVRRMNERAGELGMTDTHFVNATGLPAENSYSTAYDVALMSRELLKHSLFFRWSTIWVDTLEESRNKTELANTNRLIRFYEGADGIKTGSTQDAGYCLSATTKRGNMRLLSVILNAPTTHSRFSEATKLLDYGFAGYETVPVLKKNQVIQDKIPISGGKGEMIRGIAPKAMGILIKSGDPKKFEKEILLEKELRAPIDKGQKIGTLKIQQGKKVVQSMDIVSDQKIEKAGFGDYFIKIFNKWVRK; encoded by the coding sequence ATGAAGAGATTCCGATACCGCTGTCTTATATGGTTTCTTACTTTTTTACTGGCAATGTCAGGCGTGTCCATAGCCTGTGCGGAGCAACCCCTGGATATCGAGTCAAAATCTGCAGTATTGATGGATGATGGAACCGGTACGGTCCTGTATGAGAAGAATTCCCGTGAAAAGTTGCAGATCGCAAGCGTAACCAAAATTATGACCATATTGCTTGCACTGGAGGAGATTGACGGGGGCAGGCTGAAGCTGGACGAACCCGTGAGTATCAGCGAAAATGCTGCATCCATGGGGGGATCTCAGGTATTCCTGCATCCCGGGGAAAAGTTGACAGTGGATGCACTGATGAAAGCGATTGTTGTAGCCTCAGCAAATGATGCCAGCGTTGCCATGGCAGAAAAAATATCCGGTGCTCACGAAACCTTTGTCAGGCGCATGAATGAAAGGGCCGGGGAACTGGGTATGACCGATACCCATTTTGTGAACGCCACAGGTCTGCCTGCAGAGAATAGTTATTCCACCGCATATGATGTCGCTTTGATGTCCAGAGAGCTTTTGAAGCATTCCCTGTTTTTCCGTTGGAGCACCATCTGGGTGGATACCCTGGAGGAAAGCCGGAATAAAACGGAATTGGCAAATACGAACCGCCTGATCCGTTTTTATGAAGGAGCCGATGGCATTAAGACCGGATCCACTCAGGATGCAGGTTATTGCCTGTCTGCCACAACAAAGAGGGGAAATATGAGGCTGCTGTCTGTGATATTGAATGCGCCAACGACTCACTCCCGCTTTTCGGAAGCAACAAAATTGCTGGATTATGGATTTGCCGGTTATGAAACCGTACCTGTCCTGAAAAAGAATCAGGTCATTCAGGACAAGATCCCCATATCCGGTGGCAAAGGGGAAATGATTCGGGGAATTGCGCCGAAAGCCATGGGGATTCTGATCAAATCCGGGGATCCTAAAAAGTTTGAAAAGGAGATACTGCTGGAGAAAGAACTCAGGGCACCCATAGATAAAGGACAGAAGATCGGTACATTGAAGATCCAGCAGGGGAAAAAGGTTGTACAATCCATGGATATTGTTTCCGATCAGAAGATTGAAAAAGCCGGCTTCGGGGATTATTTTATCAAAATTTTCAACAAATGGGTAAGAAAATAG
- a CDS encoding glycosyltransferase family 2 protein — protein MSKNGQDIGVVIPAFNEERTIDKTIKALKQVACIDRILVVDDGSSDSTAELASESGAEVLKLPQNSGKGHAMKMGYEALPCSVLIFLDADLGETAAEAIRLIDPICGGNAEATISRFPMTPGKGGFGFVKRLSSRGLFFLTGQTSSSVLSGQRGFLRKILSEESFRYSGFGIEFGMTVDLLWKNRKIREVDVAMEHRTTGRDFGGFLHRARQFMDIAIVIVRKAVEKSSALPKGNDI, from the coding sequence ATGAGTAAAAACGGGCAGGATATCGGAGTTGTGATCCCCGCTTTCAACGAAGAACGAACAATCGATAAAACCATAAAAGCTCTGAAACAGGTCGCCTGTATTGACCGGATTCTCGTCGTGGATGACGGATCTTCCGATTCCACAGCCGAATTGGCTTCTGAGAGCGGGGCAGAAGTGCTGAAGCTTCCGCAGAACAGTGGGAAGGGTCATGCCATGAAAATGGGCTATGAGGCTCTGCCGTGCTCTGTATTGATTTTTCTGGATGCTGACCTTGGGGAAACAGCAGCGGAAGCCATCCGGTTAATCGATCCGATCTGCGGGGGAAATGCGGAAGCAACCATTTCCCGTTTTCCTATGACTCCCGGGAAAGGCGGTTTTGGTTTTGTGAAAAGGCTTTCTTCCCGGGGACTGTTCTTTCTTACCGGTCAGACCTCTTCCAGTGTTCTTTCCGGCCAACGGGGGTTTTTACGTAAAATTCTTTCAGAGGAAAGCTTCCGATATTCCGGTTTTGGGATTGAGTTTGGTATGACAGTGGATCTACTTTGGAAGAATAGAAAGATACGGGAGGTGGATGTTGCAATGGAGCATCGGACAACGGGCAGGGACTTCGGAGGATTTTTGCATCGGGCCCGTCAATTTATGGATATTGCAATAGTCATTGTGAGGAAAGCAGTGGAAAAATCCAGCGCCCTGCCAAAGGGTAATGATATATGA
- the spoIIM gene encoding stage II sporulation protein M: MFRRLGTDIIQHIRKNIALYLIILFAMLTGVLSGFFTAGAVDAVQRSALMDYLKDFFQNLEQEGIHRNSVFLESLWQNLQCTFFIWLSGLFRFGIPFILLFVGMRSFVIGFTSGFLVGQYHFGGFLFTLLCILPQTLLYILCVFGIGVLALEHSVDKLKNHRFQSPAEQQKRKRRQYTIKIVILFALLLVGSLLEAYISPLFFKLFRWVFD; this comes from the coding sequence ATGTTCAGACGATTGGGAACGGATATCATCCAGCATATCCGAAAGAACATTGCTCTGTATCTGATTATTTTATTTGCCATGCTGACCGGCGTCCTTTCCGGCTTTTTTACAGCAGGGGCAGTGGATGCTGTACAACGATCTGCCCTGATGGATTATCTGAAAGATTTTTTTCAAAATCTGGAGCAGGAAGGCATTCATCGGAACTCTGTTTTCCTGGAATCCTTATGGCAAAATCTTCAGTGCACCTTTTTCATCTGGCTCTCCGGTCTTTTTCGCTTTGGGATCCCATTCATTTTGCTTTTTGTTGGAATGCGCAGTTTTGTGATCGGCTTTACCTCAGGATTCCTGGTCGGTCAATATCATTTTGGAGGATTCCTGTTTACCCTGCTCTGCATCCTTCCGCAAACCCTGCTCTATATTCTGTGTGTTTTTGGTATTGGAGTCCTGGCATTGGAGCATTCCGTTGACAAGCTGAAGAATCATCGGTTCCAATCGCCCGCGGAACAGCAGAAGAGAAAACGCAGACAGTATACGATAAAGATTGTGATTCTGTTTGCACTGCTTCTGGTGGGAAGCCTGCTGGAGGCTTATATCAGTCCGCTTTTTTTCAAATTGTTCCGCTGGGTTTTTGATTAA
- a CDS encoding segregation/condensation protein A, producing the protein MSYLVKLDQFEGPLDLLLHLISKSKVQIEDVSITEITEQYLETLHEMKQFDIEIASEFLVMASTLLYIKSCLLIPKSKPDPEEGEETDPKQELITRLREYRRYKEAGNWLRKREVYYSRVFYKLPEEVPVEERKEFLPPDVSPALLCQTLVKLLDNVKNMEKRKGRDLPVVQEIKRDPVLLTERVTQLREYFYQCAQTTFFKMLQSGDRINTKDEIIVTFLALLVLLKENDIVLQQEYPFEDIQINRKGVVYG; encoded by the coding sequence ATGTCGTATCTTGTAAAACTGGATCAATTTGAAGGCCCTCTGGATCTGCTCCTTCATCTGATCTCCAAGTCTAAAGTTCAGATAGAGGACGTGTCCATTACGGAGATTACGGAACAGTATCTGGAAACACTACATGAAATGAAGCAATTTGATATTGAGATTGCCAGTGAGTTTCTTGTCATGGCATCCACCCTCCTGTATATCAAATCCTGTCTTCTGATTCCTAAAAGCAAACCGGATCCGGAGGAAGGGGAGGAAACCGATCCAAAGCAGGAGCTGATTACCAGACTCCGGGAGTACCGTAGATACAAGGAGGCAGGAAATTGGCTCAGGAAAAGAGAAGTGTATTATTCCAGGGTATTCTATAAGCTTCCTGAGGAGGTTCCTGTTGAGGAAAGGAAGGAGTTCCTCCCTCCCGACGTTTCTCCTGCACTTCTGTGTCAGACCCTCGTGAAGCTTCTTGACAATGTAAAAAACATGGAGAAAAGAAAGGGAAGAGATCTTCCGGTGGTTCAGGAAATCAAGCGGGATCCCGTCCTGTTGACAGAACGGGTTACCCAGCTGAGAGAATATTTTTATCAATGTGCTCAGACCACCTTTTTTAAAATGCTTCAAAGCGGAGACCGGATCAATACGAAGGATGAAATTATTGTCACCTTCCTTGCTTTGCTGGTATTGCTGAAAGAGAATGATATCGTCCTGCAACAGGAATATCCTTTTGAGGATATTCAGATCAATAGGAAAGGAGTCGTGTATGGATGA
- a CDS encoding copper transporter: MNAKYYAFLMVGIFLAIGLGMMIGMTLEDKNIVEDQQTQMIQQIEDHFTRLRTETEQLQKSMSSMEEQNNQLYELSSTLMTEIVRNKLSGVQVGVISFAGETQKKDIGELCDFLQQTGATVQSTIVRFPSSDWDRTASAGKSPEEDSTISAVIESLVFTMRFGGVSPLIQEVEDLQMISHTGGYDVPIDKILLIGQGSSGVVCDRLLIRHASKAGIPVIAVELGDRKDSGIGEYKKLGISSVDHVETIYGKLAMASLLAGNQGNFGYGAESQMQLPNPLFPETDKGSVATNGEKAQ, translated from the coding sequence ATGAATGCAAAGTACTACGCTTTCCTGATGGTTGGAATATTTCTTGCCATTGGACTGGGAATGATGATTGGAATGACCCTGGAAGACAAAAATATTGTTGAAGATCAGCAGACACAAATGATTCAGCAAATTGAGGATCATTTTACCCGTCTGCGGACGGAAACGGAACAACTGCAGAAAAGTATGAGCTCCATGGAAGAACAAAACAACCAGCTTTATGAACTTTCCAGTACCCTGATGACGGAAATCGTCCGGAACAAGTTGTCCGGAGTACAGGTTGGCGTGATCAGTTTTGCCGGCGAGACGCAAAAGAAAGACATTGGCGAACTGTGTGATTTTTTGCAGCAAACCGGTGCAACGGTTCAGTCCACCATTGTCCGCTTTCCATCCTCGGACTGGGATCGGACCGCCTCTGCAGGGAAATCTCCTGAGGAGGATTCTACCATATCGGCAGTGATTGAAAGCCTGGTCTTCACCATGCGTTTTGGCGGTGTGTCGCCTCTGATTCAGGAGGTTGAGGATTTACAGATGATTTCCCATACCGGTGGATATGATGTTCCGATTGATAAAATTCTGCTGATTGGGCAGGGAAGTTCCGGGGTGGTCTGTGACAGGCTGCTGATCCGGCATGCTTCAAAAGCCGGCATTCCTGTTATCGCTGTGGAGTTGGGGGACCGGAAGGACAGTGGAATTGGTGAATATAAGAAACTTGGGATCTCCTCTGTGGATCATGTTGAAACGATTTATGGAAAACTGGCGATGGCCTCCCTGCTGGCCGGTAACCAGGGAAATTTCGGATATGGAGCGGAATCGCAGATGCAGCTGCCAAATCCTTTGTTTCCGGAAACAGACAAAGGTTCTGTTGCAACAAATGGGGAAAAGGCACAATGA